In Kryptolebias marmoratus isolate JLee-2015 linkage group LG4, ASM164957v2, whole genome shotgun sequence, the following proteins share a genomic window:
- the per3 gene encoding period circadian protein homolog 3 isoform X1, with protein sequence MLLMSDQSAVMSRGDGRPDGEEPALPSSSAEAEGDEGMPSGHRDRLVQGDCLGGGEGGALREEVGQEDEEMTNSSHDLSSSANQSPESVTGSTSPFTKSEHAGSGGGQDRREMMTTVAEMKKRLPSEKRSRSKASTVEALNYALNCVKQVQANSDYYKLLMRNGQDQRRDATVCTLEELERVTSEHNLKNTDSFVMIFSLSSGRVLYTSEQAPSLLCCKRKYLESAKFVELLFHQDVNVFYSHTAQPHLPPWSNSHSAGVLFDSAQVKSFFCRIRGSKDRDGEMRYNPFRITPYLLKVQGAGSGEEEEPCCLALAERIISGYEAPRIPMDKRIFTTTHSPGCIFLEVDDRAVPLLGYLPQDLIGTSLLTCIHPEDRPLMLSMHRKVLKYAGQPPFEHSPMRLRCQNGDYITLDTSWSSFINPWSRKVAFIIGRHKVRTSPLNEDVFAAHTKENVPVTYEEIKDLQAKIYKLFLQPVHNNGSSGYGSLGSNGSHEHYISFASSSDSNGNLWEDSHREPMTLQQICADVNRAKTWGRQTCLDSSQKNAFLDKPTTVPHLPSASNLDTRGNNGSRKQTHIPSYQQINCVDNIIRYLEGCAGQVLKRKSESRSLATSSSSSSSTSEDDKPADATNVAPASSEVVVLDSEVSVGPTAAAVVGAPLTDITMSSKAMSVVSVTSQCSYSSTIVHVPQPESEATAPEDAPMGSEPADVAVTPVRPAPSPATEERRFVGLTKEVLSAHTQKEEQEYVDRFRHRILQSPYSSYLQLENSSMAHSHHPGDHLRPVSAGGWNRSRRGKLRHKRPKPQGSSDSYASPTGPTYRVPDSSWPSSESSHPHMAEPHSQTSPLQVPFFPGTEQLPRPQQLPGATPAMPQPPGQLGYNFNITQSGQSHPGVQPVQMEPLQNVQNFYNLQHAMTSAQSFNPYTAPVMAVILPNYPTFTPGFPSIYLPSVSSTVPQAPNIMTGFAPGSASFVQPHFQAQPGPLTQTSPSLLLCSQRASSVGEEEEAAEPRALFSSSRSSSPLQLNLLQEELPKLSEGQSSTGHNHSESLHELHATEGDAPCESSNHDAQSTSSELLDLLLQEDARSGTGSNASGSGSGESGSLGSGSGSNGTSTSHTGSSNSSKYFASNDSSDTSRKARKSQEAPVEHKRSFDTRVENSLWSMIQHTPEHVMMTYQIHPRDQSEVLAEDREKLRVLQPLQPWFTQEQKEELAEVHPWIKRHTIPQEIDTQGCVSCTSGPVMTYPPQPPVLDGSPPVEGLQQDSTGPEVDT encoded by the exons ATGCTGTTAATGAGTGACCAGAGTGCAGTGATGTCAAGAGGTGACGGCCGTCCAGATGGGGAGGAGCCTGCTTTGCCGTCTTCCTCGGCAGAGGCTGAGGGGGACGAGGGGATGCCTTCGGGGCATCGGGATCGACTGGTGCAGGGCGACTGCCtcgggggaggggagggaggagcTTTGAGAGAAGAAGTGGGGCAAGAAGATGAGGAGATGACTAACAGTTCACACGATCTTTCTTCCTCGGCCAATCAAAGCCCTGAAAGTGTCACGGGATCCACCTCACCGTTCACTAAAAG TGAGCATGCAGGCAGCGGCGGAGGCCAGGACCGCAGAGAAATGATGACCACAGTTGCTGAGATGAAAAAGAGGCTTCCCTCAGAAAAGCGGAGCCGCAGCAAAGCCAGCACCGTGGAGGCCCTGAACTATGCTCTCAACTGTGTCAAGCAGGTTCAAG CCAACAGTGACTACTACAAGCTGCTCATGCGAAATGGGCAGGATCAGCGGAGAGATGCCACTGTTTGCACtctggaagagctggagagaGTCACGTCTGAGCACAACCTTAAAAATACG GATTCGTTCGTCATGATTTTCTCCCTGTCGAGCGGTCGAGTGCTGTACACGTCGGAGCAGGCGCCCAGCCTGCTGTGCTGCAAGAGGAAGTATCTAGAATCAGCGAAGTTTGTTGAGCTGCTCTTCCACCAAGATGTCAATGTCTTCTACTCGCACACGGCACAACCACATTTGCCACCGTGGAGCAATTCGCACTCGG CTGGAGTTCTGTTTGACAGCGCCCAGGTCAAGTCCTTCTTCTGCAGGATCAG gggCAGCAAGGACCGTGACGGTGAGATGCGGTACAATCCTTTCCGGATCACACCTTACCTACTGAAGGTGCAGGGAGCAGGAagtggggaggaggaggagccgtGCTGCCTGGCACTGGCTGAACGCATCATCTCTGGATATGAGG CACCTCGGATCCCCATGGACAAGCGCATCTTCACTACAACCCACTCCCCTGGCTGTATATTCCTGGAAGTTGATGACAG GGCTGTGCCTTTACTTGGATACCTTCCACAGGACCTGATTGGCACATCATTACTGACGTGCATCCACCCAGAGGACCGTCCCCTCATGCTGTCCATGCATCGGAAAG TGTTAAAGTACGCCGGCCAGCCTCCGTTCGAGCACTCTCCGATGCGTCTGCGCTGTCAGAATGGAGACTACATCACCTTGGACACCAGCTGGTCCAGTTTTATTAACCCTTGGAGCCGAAAGGTGGCTTTCATTATCGGACGGCACAAAGTCAGAAC gAGTCCTCTGAATGAGGATGTGTTTGCCGCTCACACGAAGGAAAACGTTCCAGTCACTTATGAGGAAATCAAAGATCTTCAAGCAAAAATCTACAAGCTTTTCCTGCAG CCGGTCCACAACAACGGCTCCAGTGGTTACGGTAGTTTGGGGAGTAACGGCTCTCACGAGCACTACATCAGCTTTGCGTCTTCAAGCGACAGCAATGGTAATCTGTGGGAGGACTCGCACCGGGAGCCG ATGACTTTGCAGCAGATCTGTGCTGACGTGAACCGAGCAAAGACCTGGGGCCGACAGACGTGTCTGGATTCCAGccaaaaaaatgcttttcttgACAAACCTACCACAG tacCTCACCTCCCCTCAGCCTCCAACCTTGATACCAGAGGGAACAATggaagcaggaaacaaacacacatcccCTCCTATCAGCAAATCAACTGTGTGGATAATATCATCAG ATACCTGGAGGGCTGTGCAGGTCAAGTTCTAAAACGAAAGAGCGAGTCTCGTTCCTTGGCcacctcttcttcctcctcatcctctacCTCAGAAGACGACAAGCCCGCAGATGCCACGAACGTGGCTCCGGCAAGTTCAGAAG TGGTTGTTTTGGACAGTGAGGTGTCAGTGGGCCCTACAGCTGCAGCAGTTGTCGGGGCGCCTCTGACAGACATCACCATGTCCTCTAAGGCCATGAGTGTTGTCTCTGTCACTAGCCAGTGTTCGTACAGCAGCACCATCGTCCATGTGCCTCAACCCGAGTCAG agGCCACAGCACCAGAAGACGCCCCGATGGGCAGCGAGCCTGCCGATGTCGCTGTAACCCCTGTCCGTCCAGCCCCGAGCCCTGCCACAGAGGAGCGAAGGTTTGTGGGTCTCACCAAGGAGGTGCTGTCAGCTCACACCCAGAAAGAGGAACAAGAATATGTGGATCGATTCCGTCATCGCATCCTTCAGAGTCCATACAGCTCCTATCTGCAGCTGGAAAATAGCTCAATGGCTCACTCCCACCACCCAG gagaCCACTTACGCCCAGTAAGTGCTGGAGGTTGGAATCGGTCTCGAAGAGGAAAGCTCAGACACAAGCGACCCAAACCCCAAGGTTCCTCAGACAGCTATGCCTCCCCAACTGGCCCCACTTACCGGGTTCCTGACTCCTCCTGGCCCTCCTCAGAGTCCTCGCACCCCCACATGGCCGAACCCCACAGCCAAACGTCCCCGCTCCAGGTGCCGTTCTTCCCTGGCACTGAGCAGCTGCCCAGACCACAGCAGCTGCCTGGAGCAACTCCTGCAATGCCGCAGCCTCCAGGCCAGCTCGGCTACAACTTTAACATCACGCAGTCGGGCCAGAGCCATCCAGGCGTGCAACCAGTCCAAATGGAGCCCCTGCAGAATGTCCAGAACTTTTACAACTTACAACACGCAATGACTTCAGCTCAGAGCTTTAACCCGTACACAGCTCCTGTCATGGCAGTCATCCTACCCAATTATCCAACTTTCACTCCAGGCTTCCCCTCCATTTACCTCCCTTCCGTTTCCTCCACAGTACCCCAAGCTCCCAACATTATGACAGGCTTTGCACCTGGCAGTGCCTCCTTCGTTCAGCCTCACTTCCAGGCCCAACCTGGCCCCCTCACTCAGACTTCACCCAGCCTTCTTCTGTGCTCACAGAGAGCTAGCTCTGTTGGGGAAGAGGAAGAAGCAGCTGAACCTCGGGCTCTGTTCTCCAGCTCTCGCTCAagttctcctctgcagctcaaCCTGCTACAGGAGGAGCTTCCCAAACTGAGTGAGGGGCAGAGCAGCACTGGACACAACCACTCTGAAAGCCTCCACGAACTGCATGCCACAGAG GGCGATGCCCCTTGTGAGTCCAGTAATCATGATGCCCAGTCTACATCCAGTGAGCTGTTGGACCTCCTGCTGCAGGAAGATGCCAGGTCAGGGACTGGCTCTAATGCCtctggttctggatcaggagagTCTGGGTCACTGGGCTCTGGCTCTGGCTCCAATGGTACTTCCACCTCACACACTG gcagcagcaacagcagcaagTACTTTGCCAGCAACGACTCGTCAGACACGTCACGAAAAGCTCGTAAGAGCCAGGAGGCACCGGTGGAGCACAAACGCAGCTTCGACACCCGAGTGGAGAACTCCCTGTGGAGCATGATCCAGCACACACCTGAGCATGTCATGATGACGTACCAGATACACCCCAG GGACCAGAGTGAGGTGTTAGCAGAGGACCGAGAGAAGCTCCGCGTGCTTCAGCCCCTCCAGCCCTGGTTCACCCAGGAGCAGAAAGAGGAGCTGGCTGAGGTCCATCCTTGGATTAAGCGGCACACCATTCCACAGGAAATAGACACACAG GGTTGTGTAAGCTGCACTTCGGGGCCAGTCATGACCTACCCCCCTCAGCCTCCTGTCTTAGACGGTTCACCACCCGTGGAAGGCCTTCAGCAGGACTCTACCGGACCTGAAGTTGACACCTAA
- the per3 gene encoding period circadian protein homolog 3 isoform X3: MLLMSDQSAVMSRGDGRPDGEEPALPSSSAEAEGDEGMPSGHRDRLVQGDCLGGGEGGALREEVGQEDEEMTNSSHDLSSSANQSPESVTGSTSPFTKSEHAGSGGGQDRREMMTTVAEMKKRLPSEKRSRSKASTVEALNYALNCVKQVQANSDYYKLLMRNGQDQRRDATVCTLEELERVTSEHNLKNTDSFVMIFSLSSGRVLYTSEQAPSLLCCKRKYLESAKFVELLFHQDVNVFYSHTAQPHLPPWSNSHSAGVLFDSAQVKSFFCRIRGSKDRDGEMRYNPFRITPYLLKVQGAGSGEEEEPCCLALAERIISGYEAPRIPMDKRIFTTTHSPGCIFLEVDDRAVPLLGYLPQDLIGTSLLTCIHPEDRPLMLSMHRKVLKYAGQPPFEHSPMRLRCQNGDYITLDTSWSSFINPWSRKVAFIIGRHKVRTSPLNEDVFAAHTKENVPVTYEEIKDLQAKIYKLFLQPVHNNGSSGYGSLGSNGSHEHYISFASSSDSNGNLWEDSHREPMTLQQICADVNRAKTWGRQTCLDSSQKNAFLDKPTTVPHLPSASNLDTRGNNGSRKQTHIPSYQQINCVDNIIRYLEGCAGQVLKRKSESRSLATSSSSSSSTSEDDKPADATNVAPASSEVVVLDSEVSVGPTAAAVVGAPLTDITMSSKAMSVVSVTSQCSYSSTIVHVPQPESEATAPEDAPMGSEPADVAVTPVRPAPSPATEERRFVGLTKEVLSAHTQKEEQEYVDRFRHRILQSPYSSYLQLENSSMAHSHHPGDHLRPVSAGGWNRSRRGKLRHKRPKPQGSSDSYASPTGPTYRVPDSSWPSSESSHPHMAEPHSQTSPLQVPFFPGTEQLPRPQQLPGATPAMPQPPGQLGYNFNITQSGQSHPGVQPVQMEPLQNVQNFYNLQHAMTSAQSFNPYTAPVMAVILPNYPTFTPGFPSIYLPSVSSTVPQAPNIMTGFAPGSASFVQPHFQAQPGPLTQTSPSLLLCSQRASSVGEEEEAAEPRALFSSSRSSSPLQLNLLQEELPKLSEGQSSTGHNHSESLHELHATEGDAPCESSNHDAQSTSSELLDLLLQEDARSGTGSNASGSGSGESGSLGSGSGSNGTSTSHTGSSNSSKYFASNDSSDTSRKARKSQEAPVEHKRSFDTRVENSLWSMIQHTPEHVMMTYQIHPRSSRRYCG; the protein is encoded by the exons ATGCTGTTAATGAGTGACCAGAGTGCAGTGATGTCAAGAGGTGACGGCCGTCCAGATGGGGAGGAGCCTGCTTTGCCGTCTTCCTCGGCAGAGGCTGAGGGGGACGAGGGGATGCCTTCGGGGCATCGGGATCGACTGGTGCAGGGCGACTGCCtcgggggaggggagggaggagcTTTGAGAGAAGAAGTGGGGCAAGAAGATGAGGAGATGACTAACAGTTCACACGATCTTTCTTCCTCGGCCAATCAAAGCCCTGAAAGTGTCACGGGATCCACCTCACCGTTCACTAAAAG TGAGCATGCAGGCAGCGGCGGAGGCCAGGACCGCAGAGAAATGATGACCACAGTTGCTGAGATGAAAAAGAGGCTTCCCTCAGAAAAGCGGAGCCGCAGCAAAGCCAGCACCGTGGAGGCCCTGAACTATGCTCTCAACTGTGTCAAGCAGGTTCAAG CCAACAGTGACTACTACAAGCTGCTCATGCGAAATGGGCAGGATCAGCGGAGAGATGCCACTGTTTGCACtctggaagagctggagagaGTCACGTCTGAGCACAACCTTAAAAATACG GATTCGTTCGTCATGATTTTCTCCCTGTCGAGCGGTCGAGTGCTGTACACGTCGGAGCAGGCGCCCAGCCTGCTGTGCTGCAAGAGGAAGTATCTAGAATCAGCGAAGTTTGTTGAGCTGCTCTTCCACCAAGATGTCAATGTCTTCTACTCGCACACGGCACAACCACATTTGCCACCGTGGAGCAATTCGCACTCGG CTGGAGTTCTGTTTGACAGCGCCCAGGTCAAGTCCTTCTTCTGCAGGATCAG gggCAGCAAGGACCGTGACGGTGAGATGCGGTACAATCCTTTCCGGATCACACCTTACCTACTGAAGGTGCAGGGAGCAGGAagtggggaggaggaggagccgtGCTGCCTGGCACTGGCTGAACGCATCATCTCTGGATATGAGG CACCTCGGATCCCCATGGACAAGCGCATCTTCACTACAACCCACTCCCCTGGCTGTATATTCCTGGAAGTTGATGACAG GGCTGTGCCTTTACTTGGATACCTTCCACAGGACCTGATTGGCACATCATTACTGACGTGCATCCACCCAGAGGACCGTCCCCTCATGCTGTCCATGCATCGGAAAG TGTTAAAGTACGCCGGCCAGCCTCCGTTCGAGCACTCTCCGATGCGTCTGCGCTGTCAGAATGGAGACTACATCACCTTGGACACCAGCTGGTCCAGTTTTATTAACCCTTGGAGCCGAAAGGTGGCTTTCATTATCGGACGGCACAAAGTCAGAAC gAGTCCTCTGAATGAGGATGTGTTTGCCGCTCACACGAAGGAAAACGTTCCAGTCACTTATGAGGAAATCAAAGATCTTCAAGCAAAAATCTACAAGCTTTTCCTGCAG CCGGTCCACAACAACGGCTCCAGTGGTTACGGTAGTTTGGGGAGTAACGGCTCTCACGAGCACTACATCAGCTTTGCGTCTTCAAGCGACAGCAATGGTAATCTGTGGGAGGACTCGCACCGGGAGCCG ATGACTTTGCAGCAGATCTGTGCTGACGTGAACCGAGCAAAGACCTGGGGCCGACAGACGTGTCTGGATTCCAGccaaaaaaatgcttttcttgACAAACCTACCACAG tacCTCACCTCCCCTCAGCCTCCAACCTTGATACCAGAGGGAACAATggaagcaggaaacaaacacacatcccCTCCTATCAGCAAATCAACTGTGTGGATAATATCATCAG ATACCTGGAGGGCTGTGCAGGTCAAGTTCTAAAACGAAAGAGCGAGTCTCGTTCCTTGGCcacctcttcttcctcctcatcctctacCTCAGAAGACGACAAGCCCGCAGATGCCACGAACGTGGCTCCGGCAAGTTCAGAAG TGGTTGTTTTGGACAGTGAGGTGTCAGTGGGCCCTACAGCTGCAGCAGTTGTCGGGGCGCCTCTGACAGACATCACCATGTCCTCTAAGGCCATGAGTGTTGTCTCTGTCACTAGCCAGTGTTCGTACAGCAGCACCATCGTCCATGTGCCTCAACCCGAGTCAG agGCCACAGCACCAGAAGACGCCCCGATGGGCAGCGAGCCTGCCGATGTCGCTGTAACCCCTGTCCGTCCAGCCCCGAGCCCTGCCACAGAGGAGCGAAGGTTTGTGGGTCTCACCAAGGAGGTGCTGTCAGCTCACACCCAGAAAGAGGAACAAGAATATGTGGATCGATTCCGTCATCGCATCCTTCAGAGTCCATACAGCTCCTATCTGCAGCTGGAAAATAGCTCAATGGCTCACTCCCACCACCCAG gagaCCACTTACGCCCAGTAAGTGCTGGAGGTTGGAATCGGTCTCGAAGAGGAAAGCTCAGACACAAGCGACCCAAACCCCAAGGTTCCTCAGACAGCTATGCCTCCCCAACTGGCCCCACTTACCGGGTTCCTGACTCCTCCTGGCCCTCCTCAGAGTCCTCGCACCCCCACATGGCCGAACCCCACAGCCAAACGTCCCCGCTCCAGGTGCCGTTCTTCCCTGGCACTGAGCAGCTGCCCAGACCACAGCAGCTGCCTGGAGCAACTCCTGCAATGCCGCAGCCTCCAGGCCAGCTCGGCTACAACTTTAACATCACGCAGTCGGGCCAGAGCCATCCAGGCGTGCAACCAGTCCAAATGGAGCCCCTGCAGAATGTCCAGAACTTTTACAACTTACAACACGCAATGACTTCAGCTCAGAGCTTTAACCCGTACACAGCTCCTGTCATGGCAGTCATCCTACCCAATTATCCAACTTTCACTCCAGGCTTCCCCTCCATTTACCTCCCTTCCGTTTCCTCCACAGTACCCCAAGCTCCCAACATTATGACAGGCTTTGCACCTGGCAGTGCCTCCTTCGTTCAGCCTCACTTCCAGGCCCAACCTGGCCCCCTCACTCAGACTTCACCCAGCCTTCTTCTGTGCTCACAGAGAGCTAGCTCTGTTGGGGAAGAGGAAGAAGCAGCTGAACCTCGGGCTCTGTTCTCCAGCTCTCGCTCAagttctcctctgcagctcaaCCTGCTACAGGAGGAGCTTCCCAAACTGAGTGAGGGGCAGAGCAGCACTGGACACAACCACTCTGAAAGCCTCCACGAACTGCATGCCACAGAG GGCGATGCCCCTTGTGAGTCCAGTAATCATGATGCCCAGTCTACATCCAGTGAGCTGTTGGACCTCCTGCTGCAGGAAGATGCCAGGTCAGGGACTGGCTCTAATGCCtctggttctggatcaggagagTCTGGGTCACTGGGCTCTGGCTCTGGCTCCAATGGTACTTCCACCTCACACACTG gcagcagcaacagcagcaagTACTTTGCCAGCAACGACTCGTCAGACACGTCACGAAAAGCTCGTAAGAGCCAGGAGGCACCGGTGGAGCACAAACGCAGCTTCGACACCCGAGTGGAGAACTCCCTGTGGAGCATGATCCAGCACACACCTGAGCATGTCATGATGACGTACCAGATACACCCCAG aagcagcaggagatattgtgggtga
- the per3 gene encoding period circadian protein homolog 3 isoform X2: MLLMSDQSAVMSRGDGRPDGEEPALPSSSAEAEGDEGMPSGHRDRLVQGDCLGGGEGGALREEVGQEDEEMTNSSHDLSSSANQSPESVTGSTSPFTKSEHAGSGGGQDRREMMTTVAEMKKRLPSEKRSRSKASTVEALNYALNCVKQVQANSDYYKLLMRNGQDQRRDATVCTLEELERVTSEHNLKNTDSFVMIFSLSSGRVLYTSEQAPSLLCCKRKYLESAKFVELLFHQDVNVFYSHTAQPHLPPWSNSHSAGVLFDSAQVKSFFCRIRGSKDRDGEMRYNPFRITPYLLKVQGAGSGEEEEPCCLALAERIISGYEAPRIPMDKRIFTTTHSPGCIFLEVDDRAVPLLGYLPQDLIGTSLLTCIHPEDRPLMLSMHRKVLKYAGQPPFEHSPMRLRCQNGDYITLDTSWSSFINPWSRKVAFIIGRHKVRTSPLNEDVFAAHTKENVPVTYEEIKDLQAKIYKLFLQPVHNNGSSGYGSLGSNGSHEHYISFASSSDSNGNLWEDSHREPMTLQQICADVNRAKTWGRQTCLDSSQKNAFLDKPTTVPHLPSASNLDTRGNNGSRKQTHIPSYQQINCVDNIIRYLEGCAGQVLKRKSESRSLATSSSSSSSTSEDDKPADATNVAPASSEEATAPEDAPMGSEPADVAVTPVRPAPSPATEERRFVGLTKEVLSAHTQKEEQEYVDRFRHRILQSPYSSYLQLENSSMAHSHHPGDHLRPVSAGGWNRSRRGKLRHKRPKPQGSSDSYASPTGPTYRVPDSSWPSSESSHPHMAEPHSQTSPLQVPFFPGTEQLPRPQQLPGATPAMPQPPGQLGYNFNITQSGQSHPGVQPVQMEPLQNVQNFYNLQHAMTSAQSFNPYTAPVMAVILPNYPTFTPGFPSIYLPSVSSTVPQAPNIMTGFAPGSASFVQPHFQAQPGPLTQTSPSLLLCSQRASSVGEEEEAAEPRALFSSSRSSSPLQLNLLQEELPKLSEGQSSTGHNHSESLHELHATEGDAPCESSNHDAQSTSSELLDLLLQEDARSGTGSNASGSGSGESGSLGSGSGSNGTSTSHTGSSNSSKYFASNDSSDTSRKARKSQEAPVEHKRSFDTRVENSLWSMIQHTPEHVMMTYQIHPRDQSEVLAEDREKLRVLQPLQPWFTQEQKEELAEVHPWIKRHTIPQEIDTQGCVSCTSGPVMTYPPQPPVLDGSPPVEGLQQDSTGPEVDT; this comes from the exons ATGCTGTTAATGAGTGACCAGAGTGCAGTGATGTCAAGAGGTGACGGCCGTCCAGATGGGGAGGAGCCTGCTTTGCCGTCTTCCTCGGCAGAGGCTGAGGGGGACGAGGGGATGCCTTCGGGGCATCGGGATCGACTGGTGCAGGGCGACTGCCtcgggggaggggagggaggagcTTTGAGAGAAGAAGTGGGGCAAGAAGATGAGGAGATGACTAACAGTTCACACGATCTTTCTTCCTCGGCCAATCAAAGCCCTGAAAGTGTCACGGGATCCACCTCACCGTTCACTAAAAG TGAGCATGCAGGCAGCGGCGGAGGCCAGGACCGCAGAGAAATGATGACCACAGTTGCTGAGATGAAAAAGAGGCTTCCCTCAGAAAAGCGGAGCCGCAGCAAAGCCAGCACCGTGGAGGCCCTGAACTATGCTCTCAACTGTGTCAAGCAGGTTCAAG CCAACAGTGACTACTACAAGCTGCTCATGCGAAATGGGCAGGATCAGCGGAGAGATGCCACTGTTTGCACtctggaagagctggagagaGTCACGTCTGAGCACAACCTTAAAAATACG GATTCGTTCGTCATGATTTTCTCCCTGTCGAGCGGTCGAGTGCTGTACACGTCGGAGCAGGCGCCCAGCCTGCTGTGCTGCAAGAGGAAGTATCTAGAATCAGCGAAGTTTGTTGAGCTGCTCTTCCACCAAGATGTCAATGTCTTCTACTCGCACACGGCACAACCACATTTGCCACCGTGGAGCAATTCGCACTCGG CTGGAGTTCTGTTTGACAGCGCCCAGGTCAAGTCCTTCTTCTGCAGGATCAG gggCAGCAAGGACCGTGACGGTGAGATGCGGTACAATCCTTTCCGGATCACACCTTACCTACTGAAGGTGCAGGGAGCAGGAagtggggaggaggaggagccgtGCTGCCTGGCACTGGCTGAACGCATCATCTCTGGATATGAGG CACCTCGGATCCCCATGGACAAGCGCATCTTCACTACAACCCACTCCCCTGGCTGTATATTCCTGGAAGTTGATGACAG GGCTGTGCCTTTACTTGGATACCTTCCACAGGACCTGATTGGCACATCATTACTGACGTGCATCCACCCAGAGGACCGTCCCCTCATGCTGTCCATGCATCGGAAAG TGTTAAAGTACGCCGGCCAGCCTCCGTTCGAGCACTCTCCGATGCGTCTGCGCTGTCAGAATGGAGACTACATCACCTTGGACACCAGCTGGTCCAGTTTTATTAACCCTTGGAGCCGAAAGGTGGCTTTCATTATCGGACGGCACAAAGTCAGAAC gAGTCCTCTGAATGAGGATGTGTTTGCCGCTCACACGAAGGAAAACGTTCCAGTCACTTATGAGGAAATCAAAGATCTTCAAGCAAAAATCTACAAGCTTTTCCTGCAG CCGGTCCACAACAACGGCTCCAGTGGTTACGGTAGTTTGGGGAGTAACGGCTCTCACGAGCACTACATCAGCTTTGCGTCTTCAAGCGACAGCAATGGTAATCTGTGGGAGGACTCGCACCGGGAGCCG ATGACTTTGCAGCAGATCTGTGCTGACGTGAACCGAGCAAAGACCTGGGGCCGACAGACGTGTCTGGATTCCAGccaaaaaaatgcttttcttgACAAACCTACCACAG tacCTCACCTCCCCTCAGCCTCCAACCTTGATACCAGAGGGAACAATggaagcaggaaacaaacacacatcccCTCCTATCAGCAAATCAACTGTGTGGATAATATCATCAG ATACCTGGAGGGCTGTGCAGGTCAAGTTCTAAAACGAAAGAGCGAGTCTCGTTCCTTGGCcacctcttcttcctcctcatcctctacCTCAGAAGACGACAAGCCCGCAGATGCCACGAACGTGGCTCCGGCAAGTTCAGAAG agGCCACAGCACCAGAAGACGCCCCGATGGGCAGCGAGCCTGCCGATGTCGCTGTAACCCCTGTCCGTCCAGCCCCGAGCCCTGCCACAGAGGAGCGAAGGTTTGTGGGTCTCACCAAGGAGGTGCTGTCAGCTCACACCCAGAAAGAGGAACAAGAATATGTGGATCGATTCCGTCATCGCATCCTTCAGAGTCCATACAGCTCCTATCTGCAGCTGGAAAATAGCTCAATGGCTCACTCCCACCACCCAG gagaCCACTTACGCCCAGTAAGTGCTGGAGGTTGGAATCGGTCTCGAAGAGGAAAGCTCAGACACAAGCGACCCAAACCCCAAGGTTCCTCAGACAGCTATGCCTCCCCAACTGGCCCCACTTACCGGGTTCCTGACTCCTCCTGGCCCTCCTCAGAGTCCTCGCACCCCCACATGGCCGAACCCCACAGCCAAACGTCCCCGCTCCAGGTGCCGTTCTTCCCTGGCACTGAGCAGCTGCCCAGACCACAGCAGCTGCCTGGAGCAACTCCTGCAATGCCGCAGCCTCCAGGCCAGCTCGGCTACAACTTTAACATCACGCAGTCGGGCCAGAGCCATCCAGGCGTGCAACCAGTCCAAATGGAGCCCCTGCAGAATGTCCAGAACTTTTACAACTTACAACACGCAATGACTTCAGCTCAGAGCTTTAACCCGTACACAGCTCCTGTCATGGCAGTCATCCTACCCAATTATCCAACTTTCACTCCAGGCTTCCCCTCCATTTACCTCCCTTCCGTTTCCTCCACAGTACCCCAAGCTCCCAACATTATGACAGGCTTTGCACCTGGCAGTGCCTCCTTCGTTCAGCCTCACTTCCAGGCCCAACCTGGCCCCCTCACTCAGACTTCACCCAGCCTTCTTCTGTGCTCACAGAGAGCTAGCTCTGTTGGGGAAGAGGAAGAAGCAGCTGAACCTCGGGCTCTGTTCTCCAGCTCTCGCTCAagttctcctctgcagctcaaCCTGCTACAGGAGGAGCTTCCCAAACTGAGTGAGGGGCAGAGCAGCACTGGACACAACCACTCTGAAAGCCTCCACGAACTGCATGCCACAGAG GGCGATGCCCCTTGTGAGTCCAGTAATCATGATGCCCAGTCTACATCCAGTGAGCTGTTGGACCTCCTGCTGCAGGAAGATGCCAGGTCAGGGACTGGCTCTAATGCCtctggttctggatcaggagagTCTGGGTCACTGGGCTCTGGCTCTGGCTCCAATGGTACTTCCACCTCACACACTG gcagcagcaacagcagcaagTACTTTGCCAGCAACGACTCGTCAGACACGTCACGAAAAGCTCGTAAGAGCCAGGAGGCACCGGTGGAGCACAAACGCAGCTTCGACACCCGAGTGGAGAACTCCCTGTGGAGCATGATCCAGCACACACCTGAGCATGTCATGATGACGTACCAGATACACCCCAG GGACCAGAGTGAGGTGTTAGCAGAGGACCGAGAGAAGCTCCGCGTGCTTCAGCCCCTCCAGCCCTGGTTCACCCAGGAGCAGAAAGAGGAGCTGGCTGAGGTCCATCCTTGGATTAAGCGGCACACCATTCCACAGGAAATAGACACACAG GGTTGTGTAAGCTGCACTTCGGGGCCAGTCATGACCTACCCCCCTCAGCCTCCTGTCTTAGACGGTTCACCACCCGTGGAAGGCCTTCAGCAGGACTCTACCGGACCTGAAGTTGACACCTAA